The genomic segment CTCTTACCGTCTGAGGAATGCATCCAGAAGACGGGCACGTCATCGGACCTGCTCGTCCGGGTTTCGTTCGTTTGGCTGGTTTCAAACGGAGGGGAACCGGGGCTCGGACGGATGTGAGCGCATCCTCTCGGAGCGTTCGAGCAGGGCCTGACCGACCGCCGGGCCCCCGGTGGCTTCGACCCGACCCGGCGCGTTCGTTGCCGCACCGACATCCCAACCACTGGGACCGACTCGCGCCCCGCCTCTTGCAAGACGGCGAAACCGTCGTCTCCGTCTGGTAGGACTCGTAGCGGTCGGTTCTCCACCTGCACGTAGCGAATCTCGCCGTCTCGTTCCAGTTCTTTTCGACGAGGAGAAATGGTGCTCCTGACTGCCGGAACTCTCTTCTCTACTCGCCGCTCCGTCCGACGACGCTTTACTCTCCGAGCGACTCGTTCCGCGTATGAGCGACCGTTCCCTCCTGGTCCGTGCGCTGTGGTTCGTGTTCGTCGGCTGGTGGGCGACGCCCATCGTCGTCAACGCCGCGTGGGCGCTGAACGCCACTATCGTTCTCCTCCCACTCGGTATCAAACTCATCAACCTCGTCCCGACGGTACTCTCGCTGAAGGAACCGCGCTCGCTGTCGGCGCCCGACTCCGGCCGCGGTCAGCGTTCTCTGCTCGTCCGCGCCGTCTACTTCGTGTTCGTCGGCTGGTGGCTCAGTTTCCTGTGGGCGAACGCCGCCGCGATACTGGCCGTCACCGTCGTCGGCCTGCCCGTCGCCTACTGGATGTTCAACCGTCTGCCGTTCGTCACGTCGCTGTACCGATTCGACGGCTGACGGGCCGAACCCACATCGCTTTTGAACTGCCGGGAAGTGAGTGCAATCGAGGGCGCGTAGCTCAGTTGGACAGAGCGTCGGACTTCTAATCCGATGGTCGCGGGTTCGAATCCCGTCGCGCTCGTTTTTCGCCGAGCGAAGCGAGGCGTGAAAACGATTACCGGCGGGATTCGAATCAGAGAGCGAACGGAGTGAGTGACCGTGGTTCGAATCCCGTCGCGCTCGCTTCGTTCGCGGGGGTCCCGTCGCGTTCTTATCTGTTTCCGCCGCCGAGCGAAGCGAGGCGTGAAAACGACTACCGGCGGGACTCGAATCAGAGAGCGAACGGAGTGAGCGACCGTGGTTCGAATCCCGTCCCGCTCGTTCGGCCTTCGGGAGAACTTCGTTCTTCCGTGCTCCCGTTCGCTCCGCTCACGGGAACTTCGGCCTCACTCGCGCGACGACCCCCCGCTCGCTTCGCTCGCGGGGGTCCGTCACTTCTCCTGCCGACGCCCACCATTCCATCGACGCGAGCAGCAGAACCGCGCTCCGCTTCGAGAGTCGTTGCATGGAACGGTCGACGACCAACTAGTGCAATTTTTGGTATTTCACAACTTCTTTACTATCTCTGCTCGTAACAGTTCGATATGGTAAATATCGATCATCAAGCGATAACTCATCTGACGAGTGGCTCGGTCGGTCGTCCCGTTATCGCGAGTGCGACGCTCTCTTTGGAGGACGGACGCCAGGTGCGAGGATTCGGAAAGTCGTATCTCACGTGGGGCCGCGCGGAGTCGAAGGCGCTCCAACAGGCGAAGTGGGCCGCCGAGGAAACGGGGTTATCGTACGAGGTGACGGAACTTTCGGTCGGAAATGGCCTCTCGATAACGTTCCTCGACACCGAGTACCGCGTCCGTGAGTCGAACTTCGACTTCCCGCCGTACAAGGTCGGACTGCGCGTCCACGCACCCAACCAGTCGTTCGACGTCGCCGGTACCTCCTTCTTCCGCCTCGGTCGAGCCTTCGGGGACGCCATCTCGACGGCCCAGTCTCGCCTATCGTCCCAGCCCTAGCGGCGGCATTGCGCCCTTCTCGAACCGTTCGCCGACCGCGTTCTCACTTTCGGAGTTCGTCGAGGACGCTCCGTTTGGCGATCCACTCGCCGACCTGCGAGAGCAACCAGACGGGTGTGAACACGATGGCCGTCCCGACGACCAAGAGTAACCGCGCCGCGGCTTTCGCCAGGTCGTAGAGCACCAACGCCGTGTTGACGGCCACCGCGAACGCGGAGACGAGTAAGGCGATTCCGAGCACGCCCCCGACCGGTTCGGGTAGCGACTCGGGCGACCCGACGGCGATGAAGACGCCCACGCTGACGAGGAAACAGACGGTGAACGCGCCCCAACTGATGGCGAGTCGTCTCATACCGCCGTCGGTACCGTACTGCGGGTCGTCTCGCCACGCGCTGAATCCCGTGACGACGACGTACGGCGACATGAGCACGAACGCGACGACGGCGGCGACGCCGACCGTCTCCACTTCGTTCGGACCACCGGTGAGGGGACCGTTCACTGCGGCGAACCCGACGCCGGTCGCGAGCGTCGACACGCCGACGGCCCACGGGAGAGCGTGGAAGTCGGAGAGTTCGACAGCGACGGGGAACGTTCCGAACGCGAACAACAGCGTCGACGCGGCGGCGACGACAGCGACGGCCCAGAACGCGGTTTCGCCGAGCGGGATGGCCGCGGTCTGTTCCGTGAGCGACGCCAGCAGAACCAGACAGACCGGGGGGAGCAGGAATCCGGGTGCACGCGTCCGTATCTCGTCGGGCGTCTCGACCCCGTGCATCGACGTGCGCATCTGTCCGGGGATTCGTTCGAGTATTCGCACGCCGTACTGTACCGCGTAGACGATGGAGGGGACGACGAGAATCAGCCCGAGTCCGACGTTCTCGGGGGAGTCGATGACGGACTGCGGGAGGCTCCATTGCGAGAAGACGTACAGGCCGAACACGACGGCGACGAAGATGACGAAGGTGACGTACAGGAGGACGAGCAACTCTCGGATTCCGCCCCACGCGGCGACCGTTCCGGTCGATATCTTCTCGGCGAGGTCCCGCCCTGCCGGCAGATAGCTCGGCGTACCGATAGACCCGCCGACGCTGTCGTAGGCCGCGAACCCGACGACGAGCAGTTCCGGTATCGGATACAGCAGCGACACCTCCGCCAGCAACACGCCGAGAGCGACAGCGACGAACGCGCCGCGGAACGTGAACTCGAAGAACGACAGTTCCGTCCGCATCCTCTTCGGGAGCACTACCATCGACTCGTCGTCGTAAGAGAGGACCCTCGTCGAGGACCCGACGTTCGGGAGAACGGTCGCCACGCCGAACAACGGGACCGTCATCCCGACGACGACGACGGCCGACTGCACGGAGAGGGGAAACGGGGTCGTTCCGACCGAGGGGATAAGCGAGACGATCGCCTTCTCCGTCACGATACCGACGAGGATGGCGGACACCGAGAGCGCGGTTCGTACGGGGAGGCCGGCGGCCCAGTCGCTGATTCGCGTCGGAAACAGATGTGGCGCGAAGTAGAACACGAGCGAGAACAGGAACAGCCACCCGATTCCCCACCCGATCGTTGCGAGGTCTAGCACGTGGCGGCTGACGATCAACATTCCCAGCGGAACGACGAGACTGTCGCCGATACCGACCAACTCAGCCACACCCCGAAAGAGGAGGTCCGTCACCGCGAGTCCGCCGATGCCACCGAGGAACAGCAATCGACTCTGTCCGGAACCTACTACCATGGCGTACTTTCTGTACATCTGTCTTGTTATATTTTAGTCGATACCGCTCCGGCCGACCGAGTGCTCCTGAGCGGCCCCGATGGCCGTGACCGCTCCTCGCCGTCACTGTCGTTGAATTCCCGCAAAGAGAGCGAGTCGATCGGCTACGGACGGGTGCTACACGGCGTCTGACGACCGTACAGTCGCGGTTTCAGAGCAGTTCGAGCGTCCGTCCGCAGTCCGGGCACTCCTCGTCCACGATGCTCACCGGCGTGTCGCAGTCCGGACAGAACTCTCGGTAGCAGGCGGGGTCGCCCATGTCGCCGTCTACGCGCCCCCGCCTGTTGTACGTTGTCGCCGGTGAGCCTCCGGCTCACTCGTCGGCCACGTCGGCCGTCTCGCGGAGCCAGTCCTGACCGAACTGCGCGCCGTAGAGGCGGGCGTACGTCCCGCGCCGCCGGACCAACGCCGCGTGCGTCCCCGCCTCGACGACGCCCCCGTCGGCGACGACGTAGATTCGGTCCGCGTCGTCGACGGTGGACGGCCGGTCCGTGACGACGACGAGTCGGCGGCGGCGCGCGAGGGCGGCGTACCGTTCCCGTTCGTCCTCCTGTCGCCCGTCGCTCCCGAGAGCGTTCCGGAGGACGCCGTCGGCGTCGAGGAGGCGGTGCGCGACGGCGGTCAGGGCGGCACCGTCCGTCGCGGTTCCGACGACGGCGACGAACGATTCGTCCGCGGCGGGCGGTTCGAGGCGGCGGGCCGTCGGTACCGCGCCGGACTTCCTCGCGTCCGTCGCCGACTCGCCGGCGTGCGGGTTCATGGCACGGCGGTACGCCGCGTCTGGTGATAAGTAGTCACGCCGATACCCGGCGCGGCGTTCGTTTCGGTGGGACTAACCCCGCGTTTCGGGTGGAACAGTCATCCTCCCGCCGTCGATGCGGACGAACATCCGATTCGGCAGTCGGGGAGTCAGGTCCGCCGTCGGCGCGGGCGTCCGGTAGTCGGTGCGTACCGCGAGACGCGTCGCTGTCGGGCGCGGCGTCGAAAGAATGTCGGGTTCGGCGTGAAGCCGACGGTTGCGCGACGATTCAGACGGGGGTCGTGGGGGCGTACGGGTCCGGCGTCCGAAGGGGCTCGCGGGTCACGTTCGTTCCCCGCTCGCCTGTCGAGGCGGGTTTCCGCTCCCGTCGGTCGCGTTTTCCCGCCTCGCTTACATCGCGCCGCCCATACCGCCCATGCCGCCCATGCCGCCCATGCCGCCGCCGCCCGGGGGCATGTCGTCGCCTTCGTCGTCGTCGCCCGTCTGGCCACCGGAGAGGTCGCCAGCGGCGATGACGTCGTCGATGCGGAGAATCATGACGGCCGCTTCCGTCGCGCTCTCGATAGCCTGCGTCTTCACGCGGAGGGGTTCGACGACGCCCTCCTCTTCCATGTCGATGACCTCGCCCGTGTAGGCGTCGAGGCCGGCACCGAACTCGCCGCCGTCGTGGCGGGCGCGGAGGTCGACCAGCGAGTCGATGGGGTCGAGACCGGCGTTCTCGGCGAGGGTGCGCGGGATGACGTCGAGTGCCTCGGCGAACGCCTCGACGGCGAGCTGCTCGCGGCCGCCGACGGAGTCGGCGAACTCGCGGAGCTGCAGGGAGAGTTCGGTCTCGGGCGCGCCGCCGCCGGGGAGGACCTTCCCGTCTTCGAGCGTCGTGCGGACGACGCCGAGGGAGTCCTCGATGGCGCGTTCGACCTCGTCGACGACGTGGTCGGTACCGCCGCGGAGGATGAGCGTGACGGACTTGGCGTCCTCGACGTCCTCGACGAAGATGCGCTGGTCGCCGCCGATGTCCTTCTCGGCGACGGAGCCGGCAAAGCCGAGGTCGGACTCCTCGATGTCGTCGAGCGAGCCGACGACGCTGCCGCCCGTCGCGCGGGCGAGGCGCTTGAGGTCCGACGACTTCGCGCGGCGGACCGCGAGGATGCCTTCCTTGGCGAGGTAGTGCTGGGCCATGTCGTCGATGCCGTCACCGACGAACACGACGTCGGCGCCGACGTCGGCGAGCTGGTCGACCATCTCCTTCAGCTGCTTCTCCTCCTGGTCGAGGAACTGCTGAAGCTGGTCGGGGTCGGTGACGTTGACTTCGGCGTCGATTTCGGTCTCGCGAACTTCGAGGGCGCCGTCGAACAGGGCGACGTTGGCGTCCTCGACCATGTAGGGCATGTTCTCGTGGACGCGCTCTTTGTCCACGATGACGCCCTCGACGAGTTCGGAGTTGTCGATGGAACCGCCGACGACCTTCTCGACGGAGACGTTGTCCGTGTCGATGCCCTCGTCGTCCGCGACGGCCAGCACGGCGTCGACGACGAGTTCCGCGAGGAGGTCCTTCGCGGACTCGGCGCCCTTGCCCGTCATCGCCGTCGAGGCGATCTTCACGAGCGTCTCGCGGTCGTCGGGGGAGACGTCGATGGCGTCGTCTTCGAGGACCTCTTTGGCCTTCTCGGCGGCCTGACGGAAGCCCTGTGCGATGGTGGTGGCGTGGACGTCCTGCTCGATGAGTTCCTCGGCCTGGTCGAGGAGTTCACCGGCGATGACGACGGCCGTCGTCGTTCCGTCTCCGACCTCGTCCTCCTGTGTCTCGGAGACTTCGACGATCATGTTGGCCGCGGGGTGGTCGATGTCCATCTCCTTGAGGATCGTTACGCCGTCGTTGGTGACGACGACCTCGCCGGAGTTGTCGACCAGCATCTTGTCCATGCCCTTCGGACCCAGCGTGGTCCGGACGGCTTCGGCCACGGCCTTCCCGGCCGTGATGTTCATCGACTGCGCGTCCTTCCCCTGCGTGCGCTGGGAATCTTCACCCAGAATAATCATGGGCTGACCCTGCTGCATTCGCTGAGACATATTCGCTCCGATGGTTGTTTGCGATTCTATAAAAAAGTTTCCCATGCGGTTGGCCAAACCGGCACACGGGGCGGCTCTACGCGTGTTAGACGTTGGCATGAAACCGCCCCTATATATACGTAACCGGTCGTCCCGACGCCGACTCGGTCCGTCCGCCGAACCAGTCGCTCCCGGTCGTTCGGAGCGGTCAGAGAGAGAAGAATCCGTTCAGTCGGAGGGCTGGACGTCGAAGTCTCGCGTCAGTTCGTTGTGCTTGCGTTCGAGGAACGAGTAGACCGCACCGTGGGGGGCGCCGTCGAGAATCATCCCGACGGCGCGACGGACGGCCTCGACTTCCTCCGGTTGGCCGATGATGCCGAGCGTCGTCCCGCGGATGACGACTTCGGCGCCCGACAGTTCCTCCATCAGTTCCCGCGTCCGGCCGTTCTCGCCGATGAGTCGGCCCTTCTGTCGCTGGAGGTCGTTCTTGTTCCGCGTGTGCTCTTGCAGGTCGACGAGTTCGAACGTCCGCATGTCGTCGTCGAGAAGCGAGAGCGCGGCTTCGGGCGTGAAACCGCGGCCGACGGCGCGGACGATGTCGGGGGCGAGCATCCCGGTCACCGGGTCGCCCACCTCGTCGATGGCGACGGCGCCCGTCTCGGAGTCGATGTCCAGGCGAACTTCGGCCCGACGCTCTATCTCGCGCATCGTCTCGCCGCCCTCGCCGATGAGGACGCCGATACGGTCCTGCGGGACCTTCACGTGTTGCATATACCACTCGCTATCCGGCGGAACGGTTTAAGAGTTTGTCCGGCGGTTCGGGGAGTGTGGACGCGTCTCGTGGCGGTCTGGGTGTGTCACTCGTCCGTCGGTTCCGCGTCCGTCCCGGCGTCCCGTTCGTCCACGTCCGGGTCCCCCGTCGGGTCGGCGTCCACGTCGGTGACGAACTCGTACAGGTCGTCGGCCGAGGTATCGGTTCCCTGCCGCGAGAAGAACTTCGCGACGTTGCGGCAGTCCCGTCGGAGGAACTCGCCCGCGTTCGGGTGGTGGACGGTGACGGCCTGTCCGAGGTCGATTATCACGAGTTCGCCGTCGTGGATTATCATGTTGTACTCGGAGAGGTCGCCGTGGACCAGACCGGCCGAGTGGAGTCGTCGCATGTACTCCCGGACGACTTCGTACGCCGTCTCGGGGTTCTCGACGTTCACCTCCGCGAGACGACGCGCCCGGTCCTCGACCAACCCCACCAGTTCCATCACGAGGACGTTCCGCTCGACGGCGATGGGTTCGGGCACGCGGACGCCCGCCCGGCGGGCGCGTTCGAGGTTGGCGAACTCCTTCTGCGTCCACGCGAGGACGACCCGCTTCTTGTCGTTACCGATGCCCTCGAAGCGCGGGTCCCCCTCGAGGTAGTCGCGCATGTGCCGGAAGTTCGACGCGTTGATGCGGTATATCTTGACCGCGACGTCGGTGTCGTCCTGACCGAGCGCTTCGTACACGTTCGCCTCCTTCCCCGTCGAGATGGGGCCACCGAACGCGTCGATGTGGCCGTCCTGAACGAGTTTGTAGATGGCGGCGAACGTCGCGTCGTCGAACACCGACTGCTCGACTTTGAACTGGTCGGCGTCCTTCAACCGCTTTCTGAACTCGTCGAACTTTCGGTCGCGCTTTCTGGCGATGCGGTCCGCCTCGGTGTCCGTGACGTCTATCGACTCCCACTCGTCACCGGGCGTGTCCGCCTCCTCCGGCGCGACGAGGCCGAACTCTTCGCTCTCGGTCATCTCTCGGAACCTACGAGCGGCCGACGGAAAAGCGTCACAGGTCGAGCCCCGGTGATTCGGCCGCGTCGGCCGCGATTAAGTTCTCCGTTACACGGGCCGTATCCGCGGTATAACCAAGGCGGCGACACCGAACGGTACGAAGCGATGAACTCCTCTCGGTCCCGTCCGGGCGACTCCTCGGCGTCCGTCCGGTCGCTCCTCGGGTCCGGCCTCGGCATCGCCCTCCTCGTGGCCGGACTCGCGGTCTGGTACGCGACGAACCTCTCCGGCAGTTTCCACGTGGACGAGACGCTGTACGCGCAGTCCGGACTCGCCGTCTTCCGGGGGAACCCGTACACCAACCCCACGCACGCGTTCGCGCCGACGGCGAAGTACTTCGTCGGCCTCGGACAGGTGCTGTTCGGCCGGACGACCGTCGGCGCCCGCGCCTTCGTCGTCGGCTTCGGACTCGCCGCGGTGTACCTCACCTACCGACTGGCGACGACGCTCCGCGGTCCGGTCGTCGGACTCGTCGCGGCGTTCCTCCTCGGCACCTCCTACCCGTTCGCCACGCAGTCGGTGGTCGCGATGCTCGACGTCCCCCTCGCCTGCTTCGTCGTCGTCCTCACCGTCGTGACGCTCCGGTGGCACCGGACGCGCGACCGCGCGTGGCTCCCGTTCGTCGGCGTGTTCGCCGTGGCCGCGGCGACGACGAAGGCGTACGGCTTCCTCTACGTGCTCCCGCACGTCTGCTTTCTCGGCGTCGTCCTCGCCCGCCGGTACGGCGTCCGGTCGCTTCACCGACGCGCGTCGCCGTTCGTCGGCGGGTCCATCGTCGCCCTCGGCCTCGTCTACCTCCCCCTCGTCCTCTTTCGACACCCGCCGGCCCCCGCGGAGTACACCGCCGGCGTCCCCTTCGCGTCGGCGATTCTGGACCTCCCCGTCGTCGGTAACTTCGCCTACGTGTTCGGCGCCGCCCTCGTGAAGAACCTCGTCCACACCGGCGACGGACACGCCGTCGTCGTCGCCGGCTCCGTCCACCAGTACCCGCCCGTCTGGTCGTACCTCTACTGGCTCGGCACGGAGGGCGGGACGCTCCTCCTCGGCGCGTTCCTCCTCGCCGTCGCCGCCGCCGCTTTCCGAGCGACCGCCGAGCGAGACGCTCGATGGGCGCTCCTCGGGGCGGCCATCGTCGTTCCGTTCGTCGCGCTCAGCCTGCTGACGGTCAAATTCCCGCGCTACGTCCTCCCGCTGTACCCGCTCGTCTTCGCCGCCGGCGTCGTCGCCGCCCGGGACGGACTGGTCGTCGCCCGCCGACGGCTCAGAGTCAACGGCGTCCGCGTCTCCCGGTCGCAGGCCGCCGCCGCGGTGGCCGTCCTGCTCGTCGTCGCCCTCCTCGCGCCGCCGTCCGCCGCCCTCCGGTCGGCGACGCAGCCCATCGGCACCGACTCGGGCTACGACGACGCGGCCGACTACGTCGCCGAGATGGCCGCCGACGACCCCGACGAGACGGTGACGGTGCTCACCTACAGCGGCACGATTCGAATCCCGTTCGCGTACTACCTCGGCGACGCCGAGAACGTGGAGGTACACAACTTCCAACTGAACGACGGGGTCAGCGAGCGCCAGTACGCCGAGTACCGGCGCATGATAGAAGACGACGAGATAGACGTCGTCGTCACCCGGTCCATCCAACCGCGTCTGGACGAGTCGTTCCACGAGACGGTGACGGCGCACGGCGAACGCGTGGTGTCGGTGCCGCAGGTGCCGGGGGAGAACCGGGTCGTGGTCTACCGACTGGAGGAGTGAGTGACGAGCGAGCGCACCGTCGGCGAGAACAGTCGATTCAGGCGATGTGACCTTCTTCGCGGAGCTGGTCGGCCTCGGACTTCTCGTAGCGCCACGTCACGTCGGCCTTCTCGTCCTGCCAGTCCCACGGTTCGACGAGGACCACGTCGTCCTCGCGAATCCAGATTCGCTTCTGCATCCGGCCCGGAATCCGCGCGGTCCGCTCGACGCCGTCCGCACAGCGAACCTTGATTCGGTTCGCACCGAGCATGTTCGTCACGACGGCGAACACCTCGTCGTCGTCGGGCATTCGGAGGTCGCGTCGCCCCGCGTTCTCGTCGTCGCTCATGGGGCCGTGTTCGTTCCCGCGTCGTTTAAAACCGCCGTTCAGTTTCTTCGCCAGAGCGGTACGCTTAGGTGAGTGTCGGGGCGAGCGACGGTATGTTCGACAAACTCGGTGCGAAAGGTATCGCCGGTGTCGTCTGCCTCCTCGTCGGCATCGCCGTCGTCGCCTACCAGGCTCCCATCGTCGCCGCCGGCATGGCCCTCGTCGTCGCCGGACTGGGTCTCGTCGCCTCCGGCCTCGTCCAGTCGGCGCTGGGCGCGTTCGGGATGGTCTGAGGGGCGACCCCTCACAGCACGTCTCGTAGCCACGCGAACACCGCGTCTCGAAGGTCCGGGTACCAGTACGACGAGTGCAGGTAGACGTGGTCCGCTCCGGGGTCGGTCCGGAGTTTCACCCTCGCGCCCGCCTCCGCCAGCGACGCCGCCAGCGTCTCCGAGGATTCGACGGAGACGACGCCGTCCGCCTCGCCGTGCAGGAGGAACGTCGGCGGCGCGTCCCCGGAGACGTGCGTGAGGGGGGAGGCGGCGGCGTACCGGTCGGGGTGGTCGTCGGGCCCGCCGCCGAGGAGCGCTCGGACCTCCGCCGTCTCGTCCGCCCGCAGGTCGTACGCGCCGCTGACTCCGACGGCGGCGTCGACGGCGGGCGCGGGCCCTCCCCCGCCG from the Halogeometricum rufum genome contains:
- a CDS encoding YccF domain-containing protein — encoded protein: MSDRSLLVRALWFVFVGWWATPIVVNAAWALNATIVLLPLGIKLINLVPTVLSLKEPRSLSAPDSGRGQRSLLVRAVYFVFVGWWLSFLWANAAAILAVTVVGLPVAYWMFNRLPFVTSLYRFDG
- a CDS encoding ABC transporter ATP-binding protein/permease, with translation MNPHAGESATDARKSGAVPTARRLEPPAADESFVAVVGTATDGAALTAVAHRLLDADGVLRNALGSDGRQEDERERYAALARRRRLVVVTDRPSTVDDADRIYVVADGGVVEAGTHAALVRRRGTYARLYGAQFGQDWLRETADVADE
- the thsA gene encoding thermosome subunit alpha; this translates as MIILGEDSQRTQGKDAQSMNITAGKAVAEAVRTTLGPKGMDKMLVDNSGEVVVTNDGVTILKEMDIDHPAANMIVEVSETQEDEVGDGTTTAVVIAGELLDQAEELIEQDVHATTIAQGFRQAAEKAKEVLEDDAIDVSPDDRETLVKIASTAMTGKGAESAKDLLAELVVDAVLAVADDEGIDTDNVSVEKVVGGSIDNSELVEGVIVDKERVHENMPYMVEDANVALFDGALEVRETEIDAEVNVTDPDQLQQFLDQEEKQLKEMVDQLADVGADVVFVGDGIDDMAQHYLAKEGILAVRRAKSSDLKRLARATGGSVVGSLDDIEESDLGFAGSVAEKDIGGDQRIFVEDVEDAKSVTLILRGGTDHVVDEVERAIEDSLGVVRTTLEDGKVLPGGGAPETELSLQLREFADSVGGREQLAVEAFAEALDVIPRTLAENAGLDPIDSLVDLRARHDGGEFGAGLDAYTGEVIDMEEEGVVEPLRVKTQAIESATEAAVMILRIDDVIAAGDLSGGQTGDDDEGDDMPPGGGGMGGMGGMGGMGGAM
- a CDS encoding KH domain-containing protein, with the translated sequence MQHVKVPQDRIGVLIGEGGETMREIERRAEVRLDIDSETGAVAIDEVGDPVTGMLAPDIVRAVGRGFTPEAALSLLDDDMRTFELVDLQEHTRNKNDLQRQKGRLIGENGRTRELMEELSGAEVVIRGTTLGIIGQPEEVEAVRRAVGMILDGAPHGAVYSFLERKHNELTRDFDVQPSD
- the rio1 gene encoding serine/threonine-protein kinase Rio1; amino-acid sequence: MTESEEFGLVAPEEADTPGDEWESIDVTDTEADRIARKRDRKFDEFRKRLKDADQFKVEQSVFDDATFAAIYKLVQDGHIDAFGGPISTGKEANVYEALGQDDTDVAVKIYRINASNFRHMRDYLEGDPRFEGIGNDKKRVVLAWTQKEFANLERARRAGVRVPEPIAVERNVLVMELVGLVEDRARRLAEVNVENPETAYEVVREYMRRLHSAGLVHGDLSEYNMIIHDGELVIIDLGQAVTVHHPNAGEFLRRDCRNVAKFFSRQGTDTSADDLYEFVTDVDADPTGDPDVDERDAGTDAEPTDE
- a CDS encoding ArnT family glycosyltransferase: MNSSRSRPGDSSASVRSLLGSGLGIALLVAGLAVWYATNLSGSFHVDETLYAQSGLAVFRGNPYTNPTHAFAPTAKYFVGLGQVLFGRTTVGARAFVVGFGLAAVYLTYRLATTLRGPVVGLVAAFLLGTSYPFATQSVVAMLDVPLACFVVVLTVVTLRWHRTRDRAWLPFVGVFAVAAATTKAYGFLYVLPHVCFLGVVLARRYGVRSLHRRASPFVGGSIVALGLVYLPLVLFRHPPAPAEYTAGVPFASAILDLPVVGNFAYVFGAALVKNLVHTGDGHAVVVAGSVHQYPPVWSYLYWLGTEGGTLLLGAFLLAVAAAAFRATAERDARWALLGAAIVVPFVALSLLTVKFPRYVLPLYPLVFAAGVVAARDGLVVARRRLRVNGVRVSRSQAAAAVAVLLVVALLAPPSAALRSATQPIGTDSGYDDAADYVAEMAADDPDETVTVLTYSGTIRIPFAYYLGDAENVEVHNFQLNDGVSERQYAEYRRMIEDDEIDVVVTRSIQPRLDESFHETVTAHGERVVSVPQVPGENRVVVYRLEE
- the eif1A gene encoding translation initiation factor eIF-1A, giving the protein MSDDENAGRRDLRMPDDDEVFAVVTNMLGANRIKVRCADGVERTARIPGRMQKRIWIREDDVVLVEPWDWQDEKADVTWRYEKSEADQLREEGHIA
- a CDS encoding DUF7470 family protein codes for the protein MFDKLGAKGIAGVVCLLVGIAVVAYQAPIVAAGMALVVAGLGLVASGLVQSALGAFGMV